One Archangium violaceum genomic window, CGCGCGAGGTGACGAAGCGCAAGCGGGAGGAGGCGGCGGCGCTGCGGCTCGCCCGTGAGGAGGCGACACGCACCGGGGCCGAGGTGGCGCACGCACGCATCGAGGCCCTCCTGGAGAGCATCACCGATGCCTTCTTCGCCCTGGACCGCGAGCAGCGCTTCACCTTCGCCAACCGCCGCGCGGTCGAGGTCCTCCATCATCCGAGGGAGCAGCTCCTGGGCCGCACCCTGGAGGAGATACTGCCGGGGAACTCGCTGACCGGGCTGTCGCAGGAGGTGCGCCACGCGCTGGAGGGCCACGGCGTCTCCGAGTGCGAGCTGTTCCTCGAGTCCCTGGGCGCCTGGTTCGAGTGCCACGTCAGCCCCTCGAGCGAGGGCGTCTCCGTCTACCTGCGCGAGGTGACGGAGCGCAAGCAGGCGGAGGAGGCGCGCCGCCGGCTCGGCTCCATCATCGAGGCCACCCCGGACCTCGTGGGCAGCACGGACGCGCAGGGGCGGGGCCTCTACCTCAACCGGGCCGGCCGGCGCATGGTGGGACTGGCGGAGGAGCAGAACGCGAGCGCCTGGAGCATCGCCTCGGCCCACCCGACCTGGGCCGCGCGGCGCCTGCTGACCGAGGGCATCCCCACCGCGCTACGCGAGGGCGTGTGGCAGGGGGAGACGGCGCTGCTCTCGCCGGACGGACGGGAGCTGCCCGTCTCCCAGGTGCTGCTCGCCCACCGCGAGGCGGAGGGACGGCTGGAGATGCTCTCCACCATCATCCGCGACATCTCGGACCGCAAGCACGCCGAGGAGTCACAGCAGTTCCTCTCCGAGAGCAGCCGGGTGCTGGTGGCCGCGCTGGAGTACGAGGCCACGCTGTGGAGCCTGGCCCGGCTGGTGGTGCCGCGCCTGGCGGACTACTGCACCGTGTGCATGCTGGAGGGCGACGAGGTGCACCAGGTGGCCATGGCCCACCGCGACTCCGCCCGGGAGCCGCTGCTGCGCCGGCTCGAGTGCTCGCGGCCCCGGTCCCACACGGTGGTGGGCGTGCAGAGCGTGCTACGCACCGGCGAGCCGGAGCTCGTCCCCGAGGTGTCGGACGCCTGGCTGCGCGCCGCCTCCGAGGACGAGGAGCACTTCACCCAGCAGTGCGCGCTGGCGCCGCGCTCGATGCTGCTCGTGCCGCTGGTGGCGCGCGGGCGGACGCTGGGGGTCATCACCCTGGCCTCCACCGCGGAGTCGGGACGGCGCTATGGCCCGGCGGACCTCACGCTCGCCGAGGGCCTGGCCGGACGCGCCGCCCTCACCATCGACAACGCCCGGCTCTACAAGGTGTCCCAGCAGGCCGCGCACGTGCGAGACGACGTGCTCGCCGTCGTCTCGCATGACCTGCGCAACCCGCTCAACGTCATCTCCCTGGGCGCGACGTACCTGCTCAAGCACCTGCCCGAGGGCGCGGAGGGGGTGTCGTGGCGCAAGCAGGCGGACCTCATGCGGCGCTCGGCGGACCGGGCCGTCCACCTCATCCAGGACCTGCTGGAGGTGGCGAAGCTCGAGGCGGGGAGGCTGACCGTGGAGCGCAAGCCGGAGGACGCGTTCCGGCTGGTGGACGAGGTGGTCGAGCTGCACCGGCCGCTGGCGGAGGCGCGGGGGCTGCGGTTGGAGCGCGAGGTGGAGGCGGAGCTGCCCTGGGTGATGGCGGACCGGAGCCGGGTGCTGCAGGTGTTCTCCAACTTCATTGGCAACGCGGTGCGCTACACCCCCGAGGGTGGACGCATCACCATCCGGGCCCGGCGCGAGGGGCCGCAGGTGCGCTTCTGCGTGAGCGACACGGGGAAGGGCATCGCGCCGGAGCACCTGCCCCACCTCTTCGAGCGCTACTGGCAGGCGAAGGGGGCGCGGGAGGGGGCGGGGCTGGGGCTGCCCATCGCCAAGGGCATCGTCGAGGCCCACGGCGGACGCGTCCAGGTGGAGAGCGAGCCGGACAAGGGCAGCACCTTCTCCTTCACCCTCCCGCTCGCCGGGGCGCCACCAGCGCGGTGAGGACGTGGTCGCGCCAGCGGCCCTCGATGAGGACGAGTTCGCGCGCGAGGCCCTCGACGGAGAAGCCCACGCGGCGCAACACGGCGGCGCTCCGCTGGTTCTCCGGCAGGTGGTTGGCCTGGATGCGGTGCAGCCCCAGGGGGCCGAAGGCGTAGTCGCACACGGCGCGCACGGCCTCGCTCATCAACCCCTGGCCCTGGTGGTGGAGGTCGAGCCCGAAGCCCATCTCGCAGGACTGCAGGGGCCCGCGGCGGATGTCGGTGAGGGACACGCTGCCGAGCACCGGAGCGGCGGAGAGCGAGGACTCGCGCGACAGGAGGAAGAGGCGCAGGGCCTGGCCGCGACGCCAGTCCTCGGCGTCCTGCGCGAGCCGCGAGCGCCACCAGGTGACGGTGAAGAAGTTGTCGGGGCGCGCGGGTGAGACGGGGCCGAGGTGCTCGCGGTTGGCCTCGTGGTAGGCGAGCACGCGCGCGGCGGCGTCCGGCGGCAGCAGGGCCAGGTTCAGGCGCGGGGTGGTGAGCAGGACCGGAGGGTTGACCGAGGGCATGACGGGCACTCCGGAAGTTATCGCCTCCAGCGGCGCTCGCGCGCGCCAGGACGAGGCGGCTCGACAGGTCTCGGCCCCTCCCGTTGACTGGTGGTAGACAGCGGACATGCGCCTGCACCTCGTCGACGGGACCTATGAGCTCTACCGCGCCCACTTCTCGCCCCGGCCCGGGCACTCCGCGCCGGACGGTCGGGATGTGAAGGCCACCGTGGGGCTCGTCTCCTCGATGCTCGCGCTGCTGCACGACGAGGGCGAGGCCGTGACGCACGTGGCCCTGGCCTTCGACAACCCCATCCGCTCGTTCCGCAACGCGCTCTTCGCCGGCTACAAGTCCGACGAGGGCGTCCCGCCCGAGCTGCACGCCCAGTTCGACTTGGCCGAGGAGGCCATGCGGGCGCTCGGGCTCACCGTGTGGTCCATGAAGGACTTCGAGGCGGATGACGCGCTGGCCACCGCCGCCGCGCGCTGGGCCGGGCAGGTGGAGCAGGTGCGGTTGCTCACTCCGGACAAGGACCTCGGGCAGTGCGTGCGCGGCCGTCAGGTGGTGCAGGTGGACCGCAAGCAGCAGAAGGAACTGGACGAGGACGCGGTGCGCGCGAAGCTCGGTGTGCCCCCGGCGAGTGTGCCGGACCTGCTCGCGCTCGTGGGCGACGAGGCGGACGGCATCCCCGGGCTGCCCGGCTTCGGCGAGAAGGGCGCGTCGGCTCTGCTCGGTGCCTATGGCCACCTGGATGCGATTCCCGCGGATGCGGCCTCGTGGACCGTACGTCCCCGGGGCGCGGAGAAGCTCGCGGCCACCCTGCGCGAGCACCGCGAGGACGCGCTGCTGTACCGCCGGCTGGCCACCCTGGTGACGGATGCCCCTCTGGCCGAGTCACTGGAGGACCTGGCCTGGGCCGGCGTCCCCCGGGCGCGCTACCTCGCCCTGTGCGACTCGCTGGGGCTCACGACGCTGAAGACGCGCCCCAAGCGCTGGGCTGCCGACGCGCCCTGAGGTAGAGGGGTTCCACCCCACCCGGTGGTCGCACGGGGCGCTGAAATGGCGCACGGGGGCACGGAGTTGAGAACCGATATGTCCACCGAGATGAAGCCCGTCGGGCTGAACCTTCCTGGCTCCGATGACTGGGTCCCCACCATGGAGGACATGCCCTTCCACCGCCTCGGCGGTCCGGAGGGTGTGCGCGCCCTGGCCGAGGCCTTCTACGACGCCATGGATGCGAACGAGCCGGCGCTCGCCCGCCTGCACGAACTGGATGAGCACGGCAGGGTGTCCCGAGGCATGCGCGAGCGCTTTGGTCTCTTCCTCATCGGCTGGCTCGGCGGGCCCCAGGACTACATCGAGAAGCACGGCCACCCGCGCTTGCGCATGCGCCACGGTCACTTCCCCGTGGACATCGCCATGCGCGACGCCTGGCTGCGCAGCATGCAGAGGGCCCTGGATGCCCGCGCCATCACGGGGGGCGTGCGCCGCTACCTCGACAAGCGCTTCGCCGAGGTCGCCGACTTCCTGCGCAATGTCGAGGGCTGAGACTGATTGAGCCCTTTCAGGGAAGTGACCGATGCTCCCTCTCCCGAGGGGAGAGGGGAGTGTCAGCGCTGTTCCCAGGGGCCCTCCTTCGCGGACTTGCCTGAAGGGGATTAGAAGCGCATCAGGAAGCCCGGGCCCGCCGTCAGCGAGTTGCCTCGCCGGCCCGCGCGCATCAACACCGGCACCGGCATGGCCTTGAAGGCCTCGGACTTCCCGGACCGGAGCGTGGACCCGGTCCGCGTGGGCGGGTAGGGCACGGGCGGCTCAGTGGTGGCCAGCAGCGTGATGACGAAGGTAGCCGCGACGCCACCCATCGCCGACAGTGGCACGGCCGGGCCGTCCGCGAGCGCCGTGCCCGCCAGCAGCAGCGCCGCGCCCACGCCCAGCGGCAGCACCGTGAGCTTGAAGGCACGCTGCGCCGAGAGCTCGAACGGCACCGCCAGGATGCCTCCCAACGCCATGCCGAGCGCGGGGGCGACCAGCGTCGGCGTGAGGTTCGTGTCCTCGTCTCCTTCATTCGCGAGCGCCAGCGTGGACTGGGTGAGCGCGGTGAATACGAAGGCGTAGAGGGCGCCCATCCCCACGATGGACGCATCCCCATCGCTCACGTCACCGGGGCTGGCCGTGGCCGCCAGCACGCCGATGATGCCGGCCTGCGTGGCGAGGAGCGTGGTGACGGCGCGGTCCCGCCCGCTGAGCTTCTGCTCGGTGCCGTAGCCGAAGCTGGCGAGGAAACCCAACGCGGCTCCACCCGCGGCGAGCAGGGACTCGTTGCGCTCCACGGGGACGTAGTACTGGTAGACGGCCGCGGCGGTGCCGAGCGTCAGGCCTCCGAGCACCGCGCCCACGTAGTCCCCGTTCTCCGTCTCGAAGGTGTTGCCGAGGATGCCTCCCGTCACCACGCCGCTGAGGAGCTCGGTGAAGACGAGCAGCATGCCACCCGAGCCGGAGGAGAAGCGGCTATAGCGGGCCGCGCGCTCGGCGGCGGTCTCGTCGGGGCCCTGCGCCTCGGCCGGAGGCGGAGGCGGCGGAGGCGCCTGCGTGGCCGTCGTGGACGGAGGCGGAGGCGGTGGTGGCGGTGCCTGCTGGGTGGTGGTGCCGGGCGCGGGCTGTGTTGTGGGCGCCGGCGCCGGAGTGGGCGAGGTTTGAGCCCGCGCGACGCCATTCGCCGTCAGCAGGCCGATACACATCAGGGAAACGACGAGCCTCATAGACACAGGTCTCCTGGATGAGTCGTCCGGGGAAGATATGTCGGCCCGTGCGAGGGTGCACCGTTCGATCCCGGGTGCTTCCTCGTCCCATGGGGCGATGACGTGTCGGGTGGTGCGCGCATCCGGCCTCGGACTGTCGGCTTCCCGTACTTCCTGGCAGGAGCGTGTGGCGCGGCGTGCTCCAGGCCCGGTCCAAGGGGTGGGGAGGCGGGCGGGCTCACCCGGGCTCGGGGTCATCTGTGTCACAATGCGGTGGACCTCCGCTCCCCATGACCTCTTCCTCTCGTACCCGGTTCTTCCGGCGGGGCCTGATTCCCCCGGGACTGTTCCTCACGAGCGCCGTGCTCCTGTTGCTCGGGAGCGTGGCGGGCTGTGCCCGGAGTGATGCGCCACCGCCGCCCACCGAGGCCCGGGTCGAGGGCCACTGGGTGCAGCCCCTTCCGCGCAGCAGCCGGATGGCGCCGTGTGGCCACGGTCCCCACGCCTGGCTCTGGACGCCGGAGCGCTCCGGGCTTTGGCTCGTGGATGGGGAGGGCCGCG contains:
- a CDS encoding PAS domain S-box protein; this translates as MQPPTVHSAPGESEAPEDEPRQDDAPWLRGALAVRMLEQTEGFSLVGLDARGRIALWSPGAGRLTLHSRADLLGEHLSALYLPEEREQAERELLQAEREGHGETEGWRVRRDGTRFRARQVLTALHDADGGLSGFSCALSPAGEQDGFALLRQLGELILTSVDEGIYGLDTEGRTTFVNPAASRMLGWTPEELIGKSQHELVHHSRPDGSLLPESECQIHAAVRDGQTHHVTGEVFWRRDGRPFPVEYRSSPVREGGRIIGAVITFTDITARLRADERERELLREQAARARAEEVEQRLHRMLESITDAFVALDRAWRFTYVNHRAEELSRRPREEMLGRTPQEVFPRFADSRSARYFREAFTTQRAVHFEEHDPTKDTWVEMNGYPTGEGLAVYFRDITERKRTEERLRLFESIVVNAYDGVIILEPEPAEGRQTRRVVYVNEAFARMMGYSAEELRELDSLLLVGPETDEAALERTREALRRREPFRVELLTYRKDGSSFWAESSFMPVKDEEGELTHWVSVTREVTKRKREEAAALRLAREEATRTGAEVAHARIEALLESITDAFFALDREQRFTFANRRAVEVLHHPREQLLGRTLEEILPGNSLTGLSQEVRHALEGHGVSECELFLESLGAWFECHVSPSSEGVSVYLREVTERKQAEEARRRLGSIIEATPDLVGSTDAQGRGLYLNRAGRRMVGLAEEQNASAWSIASAHPTWAARRLLTEGIPTALREGVWQGETALLSPDGRELPVSQVLLAHREAEGRLEMLSTIIRDISDRKHAEESQQFLSESSRVLVAALEYEATLWSLARLVVPRLADYCTVCMLEGDEVHQVAMAHRDSAREPLLRRLECSRPRSHTVVGVQSVLRTGEPELVPEVSDAWLRAASEDEEHFTQQCALAPRSMLLVPLVARGRTLGVITLASTAESGRRYGPADLTLAEGLAGRAALTIDNARLYKVSQQAAHVRDDVLAVVSHDLRNPLNVISLGATYLLKHLPEGAEGVSWRKQADLMRRSADRAVHLIQDLLEVAKLEAGRLTVERKPEDAFRLVDEVVELHRPLAEARGLRLEREVEAELPWVMADRSRVLQVFSNFIGNAVRYTPEGGRITIRARREGPQVRFCVSDTGKGIAPEHLPHLFERYWQAKGAREGAGLGLPIAKGIVEAHGGRVQVESEPDKGSTFSFTLPLAGAPPAR
- a CDS encoding group II truncated hemoglobin — encoded protein: MSTEMKPVGLNLPGSDDWVPTMEDMPFHRLGGPEGVRALAEAFYDAMDANEPALARLHELDEHGRVSRGMRERFGLFLIGWLGGPQDYIEKHGHPRLRMRHGHFPVDIAMRDAWLRSMQRALDARAITGGVRRYLDKRFAEVADFLRNVEG
- a CDS encoding GNAT family N-acetyltransferase, encoding MPSVNPPVLLTTPRLNLALLPPDAAARVLAYHEANREHLGPVSPARPDNFFTVTWWRSRLAQDAEDWRRGQALRLFLLSRESSLSAAPVLGSVSLTDIRRGPLQSCEMGFGLDLHHQGQGLMSEAVRAVCDYAFGPLGLHRIQANHLPENQRSAAVLRRVGFSVEGLARELVLIEGRWRDHVLTALVAPRRAGG
- a CDS encoding 5'-3' exonuclease, producing the protein MRLHLVDGTYELYRAHFSPRPGHSAPDGRDVKATVGLVSSMLALLHDEGEAVTHVALAFDNPIRSFRNALFAGYKSDEGVPPELHAQFDLAEEAMRALGLTVWSMKDFEADDALATAAARWAGQVEQVRLLTPDKDLGQCVRGRQVVQVDRKQQKELDEDAVRAKLGVPPASVPDLLALVGDEADGIPGLPGFGEKGASALLGAYGHLDAIPADAASWTVRPRGAEKLAATLREHREDALLYRRLATLVTDAPLAESLEDLAWAGVPRARYLALCDSLGLTTLKTRPKRWAADAP